A single Anatilimnocola floriformis DNA region contains:
- a CDS encoding PAS domain S-box protein, which yields MRTSSGARQFGLVILFALGYCCAVVAGHLLSFKSLAFATFWPAAGVFLATLALTPKKQWWQYLLAATVLNLSMELLVYRQSMLPSLLFVLANAIEALLGALVLQRWSIGAFQFAKMRDVLVLAALSLTMPLLGAVIGTAGVKLIEPTTNYWQIFQLWWQADSIGILIIAPVQITLASRILQLESRPSFSGYGRTLEAVLLFISLNVATWGAFSPYTNSLVWNLNSLLYLVPVLAWAGLRFRRLGAAIASCNILLIIIYHTTRGDGLFALASGMPELQAMSLQSFALVTMLTPLLFATAIDEQRAAEDRLRSNLSILQTVMDNTTDLIYVKDRAGRYLLMNRAGAELARRPVHEIIGLRDVEVLPPEQADHARQRDQLLFAAGHALTYEESGQYEGRKFTMLTTKSPFRDAAGEMIGLIGLSRDITQRIEQVEALSESERRYRTLVTSSNVGIYETDRHGLTLYLNPRWAELTGRPAESGEGEGWIDSLHPDDRVPVNEAFAQTLRTGAPFAMEYRYLTPSGGVTWVYGTAVPIRDDLGAVTGYLGNVIDISDQKRAVIELQLSEERFRRLADSAPVLIWTTTLDGRLTYCNRAWLEFIGRSLEKELDHGWLDGVHPNHREQFLRDYVEAEQSQSELSLEFQLCRADGEYRWMHLTGAPKLVGSDEFRGFIGSCFDITDQRRATETLQRAKEELEHHVAERTAALQEANRQLQQLLIERARAEEQLQQQQGHLAHVSRLSVMGEMAAGLAHELNQPLFAIQNYTAGILRRWSSPEDCRPELREVISQIALESQRAAVIIRRVREFARKQIGERIFISLNTIVREVLQLLGSELRQHKVHVILSLAEQLPEVHVDLVQIQQVLVNLVRNAIESMEALPAPLRHVTISTFLGAGDVHCLVQDSGPGISREVRRRLFEPFFTTKREGLGMGLSISRSIAEAHGGMLQAEDLSVGAAFHFSIPLTEDPLDDARVDRTNRVLGG from the coding sequence GTGCGGACATCCTCGGGTGCGCGACAGTTCGGCCTCGTAATACTTTTCGCCCTCGGCTATTGCTGCGCCGTGGTTGCGGGCCACCTGTTGTCGTTCAAGTCGCTCGCCTTCGCCACCTTTTGGCCCGCAGCCGGAGTGTTTCTGGCCACACTGGCCCTCACGCCCAAAAAACAGTGGTGGCAGTACCTGCTGGCGGCAACGGTGCTGAATCTCTCGATGGAGCTGCTGGTATATCGGCAGTCGATGCTGCCGTCGCTGCTCTTCGTACTGGCCAACGCAATCGAAGCGCTGCTCGGCGCGTTGGTTTTGCAGCGCTGGTCGATCGGCGCATTTCAGTTTGCCAAGATGCGCGATGTGCTCGTGCTCGCGGCCTTGTCGCTGACCATGCCGCTGCTCGGCGCCGTCATTGGCACCGCGGGCGTGAAGCTGATCGAGCCGACCACGAATTACTGGCAGATATTTCAATTGTGGTGGCAAGCCGATTCGATCGGCATTTTGATTATCGCGCCGGTCCAAATCACGCTGGCTTCGAGGATTTTGCAACTCGAGTCGAGGCCGTCGTTCTCCGGCTACGGCCGCACCCTCGAGGCCGTGTTGCTCTTCATCAGCTTGAATGTGGCGACGTGGGGAGCCTTCAGTCCTTATACGAATTCACTGGTCTGGAACCTGAACAGCTTGCTGTATCTGGTTCCGGTGCTGGCCTGGGCCGGATTGCGGTTTCGCCGGCTGGGCGCGGCAATCGCCTCCTGCAACATCCTGCTGATCATCATCTATCACACCACGCGCGGCGACGGTCTGTTTGCCCTGGCGTCGGGCATGCCGGAGTTGCAGGCTATGTCGCTGCAGTCCTTTGCGCTGGTGACCATGCTCACGCCGCTGCTGTTTGCCACGGCCATCGATGAACAACGGGCCGCCGAGGATCGGTTGCGATCGAATCTCAGCATTCTGCAGACGGTGATGGATAACACCACCGATTTGATCTACGTGAAAGATCGTGCCGGCCGCTACCTGCTGATGAACCGCGCCGGTGCGGAGCTCGCCCGGCGACCAGTGCACGAAATCATCGGGCTGCGGGACGTGGAAGTGCTGCCGCCCGAACAGGCCGACCATGCGCGGCAGCGCGATCAATTGCTCTTCGCCGCGGGGCACGCTCTCACTTATGAAGAAAGCGGTCAGTACGAAGGCCGCAAGTTTACGATGCTGACGACGAAGAGCCCGTTTCGTGATGCAGCCGGCGAAATGATCGGCTTGATTGGCCTCTCGCGCGACATCACGCAGCGGATCGAGCAGGTCGAAGCCCTCTCGGAAAGCGAACGCCGTTATCGCACGCTGGTGACTTCGTCGAACGTCGGCATTTACGAAACCGATCGGCACGGCTTGACGCTGTATCTTAACCCGCGCTGGGCCGAACTAACCGGCCGGCCGGCAGAAAGCGGCGAGGGAGAAGGCTGGATCGATTCTCTGCATCCCGACGATCGCGTGCCTGTCAACGAAGCATTTGCGCAAACGCTCCGAACCGGAGCGCCGTTCGCGATGGAGTATCGTTACCTCACGCCCAGTGGCGGCGTGACCTGGGTCTATGGCACGGCAGTGCCGATTCGCGACGATCTGGGAGCCGTGACCGGCTATCTGGGAAACGTCATCGACATCTCGGATCAAAAGCGAGCGGTGATCGAGTTGCAGCTGAGCGAAGAGCGGTTTCGCCGCCTGGCCGATTCGGCGCCGGTGCTGATCTGGACGACGACACTCGACGGCCGCCTGACTTATTGCAATCGGGCCTGGTTGGAGTTCATCGGGCGTTCGCTCGAAAAAGAGCTGGATCACGGCTGGCTGGACGGCGTACACCCGAACCACCGTGAGCAATTTCTCCGGGACTATGTCGAAGCCGAGCAAAGTCAGTCGGAGCTGTCGCTCGAATTCCAACTCTGCCGGGCCGACGGCGAGTATCGCTGGATGCATCTTACCGGCGCTCCGAAGCTCGTCGGCAGCGACGAATTTCGCGGCTTTATCGGAAGTTGCTTCGACATTACCGATCAGCGCCGCGCAACCGAAACGCTGCAACGCGCCAAGGAAGAACTGGAACACCACGTCGCCGAACGAACCGCTGCTCTGCAGGAAGCCAACCGGCAATTGCAGCAACTGCTGATCGAGCGAGCTCGTGCGGAGGAGCAACTGCAGCAACAACAAGGTCACTTGGCCCACGTCTCGCGCCTGAGCGTGATGGGAGAAATGGCCGCCGGTCTGGCTCACGAATTGAATCAGCCCTTGTTTGCCATTCAGAACTACACGGCGGGCATTTTGCGGCGCTGGTCGTCTCCCGAGGATTGCCGCCCTGAGTTGCGCGAGGTCATCTCGCAAATTGCACTCGAGTCGCAGCGGGCCGCGGTCATTATCCGCCGTGTGCGTGAATTTGCCCGCAAGCAAATCGGCGAGCGAATTTTTATCTCGCTCAACACCATCGTCCGCGAAGTGCTTCAGCTGCTCGGCAGCGAGCTGCGGCAACATAAGGTACACGTCATTCTCTCGCTCGCGGAGCAGCTCCCTGAGGTCCATGTCGATCTGGTGCAAATCCAGCAAGTGCTGGTCAACCTGGTGCGGAATGCCATCGAATCGATGGAGGCCCTGCCAGCGCCGCTACGGCACGTCACCATCTCGACTTTTCTCGGTGCGGGAGATGTTCATTGCCTGGTGCAGGATTCGGGGCCTGGCATTAGCCGCGAAGTTCGCCGCCGTTTGTTCGAACCGTTTTTTACTACCAAGCGCGAAGGGCTGGGGATGGGGCTATCGATCAGTCGTTCGATCGCCGAGGCCCACGGCGGCATGCTGCAAGCCGAAGACCTTTCCGTGGGCGCTGCTTTTCACTTTTCTATTCCATTGACTGAGGATCCGCTTGATGACGCCAGAGTCGATCGCACAAACCGTGTTCTTGGTGGATGA